The Actinomyces lilanjuaniae genome segment ACAGCTCCCACGGCCTCGACCGCCTCCAGCACCGCCTGGGCGACCCTGGCAGCCTGAGCGGACTCAACCTCCTGCGCGCGCCCACCTGCCCGGCTGGCCCCACAGCCCTGCGCGGCTCCGGCCACCTGATCACGCACTGGCTCCAGCAGGTCTACCCGCAGCTCCAGCACGTCCGCCCCCGCCGCCACCGCGCGGGCAGCCTGCTGGCGGGTACGGGCCAGCGTCGGCCCCGTCAGGGACACGGCAACCGCCGGGCCGCCCTGACCGATCACCGTGGTGCCCCAGTCCAGGACCCGTGGCAGCGGCCTGTCCGGTACCGGGCCTGCTGGCGCACCAGCGCTGTCGGCGCTGCCCAGGCCTGCGGAGCCTACCCCGCCGTCGACACCTGCCTGGCTCACGGCTGCTCCTCCAGGGAGCCTGGCTCCCTGCACCCCGACGCCGTGCACTCCCGGGACGGGGCAGCGGGAGGTACCAGGGACAGGGCGATACCGTCAAGGATGTCGTGGAGGCTGGTGGTCACCGTCTCCAGGGGCCGCCCAGCCGCCGTCGTCTCCTGCGTGACCCTGCCGACCACTTCCGCCCACACCAGCGCCCCCGCGGCGATCACGTCGCGGCGGCCCGGCGCCAGGTAGCCCCACGTCTGCCGCTCCTGCGGGGTGGAGGCCATGATCGCCTCGCAGGAGGCCAGCACGGCCTCCACACCCAGCTCGGCTCCGTCGATCGCGGCGGGGTCAAAGTGTTCCAGGCCCAGGGCGTGGGCCGTCACCGTGGCCACGGTGCCCGCCAGGCCCACCAGACGTGCAGGGGCGGCGAGGTCAACCACCTCTGCGGCCTGGTCCAGCAGCGCACGCACCTCGCCACGGGCGCAAGCCAGGGCCTGGGGGCCAGTCCCTCCGGCAAGGAAGCGCTCGGTGACACGCACGCTGCCGGTGTCCAGGCTGACTGCGCTGCGCGGCTCCCGGTCCCCCAGGACCAGCTCGGTGGAGCCGCCGCCCAGGTCCACCACGAGCCGCTCGGTAGCCCCAGCACCAGCGTCGGCACCAGTGTCGGCACTGTCAGGACCGCCAGCCCCCCCGTCTCCCAGGAGGGAGCCGACAAAGGACAGCCGGGCCTCCTCCTGACCGCTGACCACCTGGGGTTCCACCCCCACCAGGTGGGCCACCCCGGCAGTGAAGTCGTCGCGGTTGCCCGCGTCACGGGTCGCGGAGGTCGCCACGAACCGCCGGGCACCCGGCCCCTCAGGGACCCCCAGCTCGCGACAGTCCTCGGCGTAGTCGGCCACAGCAGCCAGGGTCCGCTCCAGGGCCTGCGGGTCCAGGCGGCCGGTACGGTCCACGCCCTGACCCAGACGGACGATCTGGCTGCGCCTGCGCAACGGCTCCAGGCGCACCCGGCCAAGGTCGTCACGCCAGGCCTGGGCGACAAGCAGGCGAATGGTGTTGGTACCGCAGTCAATAGCGGCGACTCGGGTCATCGGTGGTCTCTCTACATCGATGGAAGCATCAGTGGCGCCAGCGGCGGTGAGGCTAGCGGCGGAGCCAGCAACGGAGGCAGTGACGTCGGTAGCAGGGGGTGGTCAGCACGCACAGGAGGAAGGATCCCACAGAGCACGCTCCCGCAAGAGGTCCAGCACCCGGTCCCCGACCGGGTTGAGTCCCGGCCCCACTGCCAGGGAGTGGGCCACCAGGGCGTGGAGGCACTTGACCCGGGTGGGCATGCCGCCCGCGGAGACGCCGTCGATCTGCGCCACCTGTCCCAGCTCGCGGCGGCGGGCCAGGTAGTCCTCGTGGGCACGAGCGTAGGCAGCGGCCAGCGTCGTGTCCCGCCCCAGCTCGTCATTGAGCTCCTCCATGAGGTGCTCGGCCTCCAGGGTGGAGCATCCCCTGACTGCCGCCGGATGGGTGAGGTAGTAGGTAGTGGGGAAGGGAGTTCCGTCCTCCAGGCGGGGGAGGGTACGGACCACTGTGGGCCGCCCGCACACGCAGCGCGCCGCAATACCAGCCACCCCTCGAGGCGCCCGCCCCAGCTGGTCCGCCAGCACCTCCAGGTCGGCCCGGTCCACAGAAGAGGCCGACTGAGCCTGTCTCCTCACCCGTCCTGCTCCTCACTGCGCTCCTCGCCGTGGCCAGCAGCGCGGGCGGAGTCCTGGAGGGTCGTGTACCAGGGCAGGTCCTGGTCCTCCCGGCCCCCGCCGACCTCCCCCTGGGCGCCGTCCTCGAACTGTTCCGCCCCGACGACCACGTAAGAGGTCTCCCCCGGCATGACGTAGCCCAGGCGCTCACGGACCTGAGCCCGCACGTAGTCCTCGTCCTCCCACAGCTCGAGCTCCTCCTCCAATGCGGTGGAGGTGGCCCGGGCCTCCTCGATCTGGTCCACCACGGCGTCGTACTGAGCCTGCTGGGAGAGGTAGGCCCGCAAAGAGGTGAAGACGACAGCAAAGGCGATGAGACAGACCAGGACCAGGGTGACCACCCGTGGCGGCACTCCCCGCTCAACCACTGCCGCACCGTCGTCGTAGTGTCCTCGCGCCGCCTCCACAGGGGACGACGAGGCGTGCTCCGACGCGCTCGTCCCGGGATGGCCTCCCGAGCCACGGCGGCTCCGGAAGCGGGTAGACACAGGTCGTCTGGGCACCATGGCAGGCATGGTGCCCCAGCACGCCCCTGGTCACGAGAACCCGCCGTGGTGCGTCGCTCACCTGCCAGGCGTGCCAGGCAGGCCGCAGAACTGAGAAACCCGCACCCCAGGAGGCGTTGCGGGGTGTCACGAACTGCACCGACTCCTCATAAACGTACCGAGTCCTCATAGTGGACCGGCATGCCTGTCGTCCTATGAGGACTCGGTACGTTCTGCGCAGGGAGCAGCGGCTCAGGCCTGGAAGCGCGGGAAAGCGCCCGCACCCGCGTAGACGGCGGCGTCGCCCAGGGCCTCCTCAATACGCAGGAGCTGGTTGTACTTGTTGATGCGCTCGCCACGGGCGGGGGCTCCGGTCTTGATCTGGCCGGAGTTGGTGGCCACGGCCAGGTCGGCGATAGTGACGTCCTCGGTCTCGCCGGAGCGGTGGGAGGTCATGGAGCGGAAGCCGGCACGGTGGGCCATCTCCACGGCCTCCAGGGTCTCAGTCAGGGAGCCGATCTGGTTGACCTTGACCAGGAGGGCGTTGGCCGCACCCATGCTGATGCCCTTGGCCAGACGCTCGGGGTTGGTGACGAAGAAGTCGTCCCCGACGAGCTGGACACGGTCGCCGATCTTGTCGGTCAGCGCCTTCCAGTCCTCCCACTCGTCCTCGCTGAGCGGGTCCTCAATGGACACGATCGGGAAGTCCGCCACCAGCTTCTCGTAGTAGTCCACCATGAAGGCGTTGTCACGGGCCTCGCCCTCGAAGCGGTAGGTCCTGGTCTTCTCGTCGAAGAACTCCGTGGAGGCCACGTCCATAGCCAGCGCCACGTCCGCACCCGGCTTGTAGCCCGCCTTAGTAATAGCCTCGACGATGAGCTCCAGGGCCTCACGGTTGGAGTCCAGGTTGGGAGCGAAGCCGCCCTCGTCACCCAGGCCGGTGGACAGGCCACGGTCCTTCACCACGGCCTTGAGGGCGTGGTAGACCTCGGCACCCATGCGCAGGGCCTCGCGGAAGGTGGAGGCGCCGATGGGGGCGATCATGAACTCCTGGATGTCCACGTTGGAGTCAGCGTGGGAGCCGCCGTTGAGGATGTTCATCATGGGCACGGGCAGGACGTGGGCACCCGGGCCGCCCACGTACTGGAAGAGGTCCAGCCCGGCGGCCTCCGCCGAGGCCTGGGCAGCAGCCAGGGAGACCCCAGGATGGCGTTGGCGCCCAGCTTGCCCTTGTTAGGGGTGCCGTCCAGCTCGATCATGAGGTGGTCGAGGCCACGCTGGTCGGCCGCGTCGAAGCCGATGATCTCCGGGGCGATGATCTCGTTGACGTTGGCGACAGCCTTCTCAACCCCCTTGCCCAGGTAACGGCCCTTGTCGCCGTCACGCAGCTCAACAGCCTCGAAGGCGCCGGTGGAGGCACCGGAGGGGACGGCGGCGCGCGCGGAGGAGCCGTCCTCCAGGAGGATCTCGACCTCAAGGGTGGGGTTTCCGCGGGAGTCGAGGATCTCGCGGGCGTGAACGTTCTCGATGAGGGCCACTTGCAGCTCCTTGTTCGTCCTTGTTGGTTTCGACCTGGTTGGTCTCGACCTGGTTGGGCCTGGTTGATCTTGATCCCCTCGGCCCGGTCGGTGCTCACGAGCACCCGCCCAGTCCGGTGGCGACCAGGGTGCAGCCCTAGCCTAGCGGTAGCGCGTGCGGCGCATACCAGCATTGGTCCCCGGTCATGACAGGGTTCACGCCAGGCGCGAAACCAGGGTCGAAACGCCAGTGAGAAATTCTCAGGACGTCGAAGGTCGCCACACCCTCGCCCCACCTGACCACGGCCCCGCCCGGAGACGGCCGACCCCCCGGGCTACGGGCTGACAGCCGAGCGGATGGCACGGTCCAGGACCGGGCCGACAACCCCCAGCGCCCCCGGCTGGGTCATCTCTCGGTGGTTACAGTCGACGTCCACCACCTGCAGTCCTCCGGTGACGTAGGGCTCCCACTCTCCCGGGTCATGCTCAGGACCGATCCCGCCGCGGGCTGCCCGGAGGAAGAGCGCCCGCCCCCGGTAGGCCCGGTGCTGGTACTCCCGCAGGATCCGGGTGGTGTTGCGGTAGGTGGTCACCAGCGCCTCCAGGACGCCGCGCTCCAGCCCGGCCATCGGGGAGGAGCGCTCCTCCAGCGCCCTGACCACGGCAGCGAGGTCCTCCTCGTGTCCGGCCAGGACGTCGTCATCAATCCCGGCCATGGCCAGGAGCGCAGACAGGGCGTCCGCCAGCGGCGGCTCCATAGCGCCGCTAGCCGCCTCCGAGGGGTAGGCGTCCATCAGCGCGAGCACCCCCACCTGGTGGCCCGCCTCCTGCAGAAGCACAGCCATGACGTGAGCGACCATCCCGCCCAGGGACCAGCCCACCAGGTGGTAGGGGCCGCTGGGCTGGACCTGGAGGACCTGGGTGACGTAGTCGCGGGCCATCTCCTCCAGGGAGGTCGGCTGTGAGCCCGGCTCCAGGACGCCACGTGCCTGCAGGCCCCACACCGGCAGTCCGTCCAGGTGGCGGGGCAGGCCGGCGTAGCACCAGGACAGGCCGCCAGCCGGGTGGACGCAGAAGACTCCCCCCAGGTCCGTACCGGGACCCTGCCCGCTGCCAGGCCCGCGGTTGTCCGGAGGACGCAAGGGCAGCAGCACGCCCAGGTCGGTGTCGCCGGGACGCGTCGG includes the following:
- a CDS encoding exopolyphosphatase, which codes for MTRVAAIDCGTNTIRLLVAQAWRDDLGRVRLEPLRRRSQIVRLGQGVDRTGRLDPQALERTLAAVADYAEDCRELGVPEGPGARRFVATSATRDAGNRDDFTAGVAHLVGVEPQVVSGQEEARLSFVGSLLGDGGAGGPDSADTGADAGAGATERLVVDLGGGSTELVLGDREPRSAVSLDTGSVRVTERFLAGGTGPQALACARGEVRALLDQAAEVVDLAAPARLVGLAGTVATVTAHALGLEHFDPAAIDGAELGVEAVLASCEAIMASTPQERQTWGYLAPGRRDVIAAGALVWAEVVGRVTQETTAAGRPLETVTTSLHDILDGIALSLVPPAAPSRECTASGCREPGSLEEQP
- a CDS encoding DUF501 domain-containing protein; its protein translation is MRRQAQSASSVDRADLEVLADQLGRAPRGVAGIAARCVCGRPTVVRTLPRLEDGTPFPTTYYLTHPAAVRGCSTLEAEHLMEELNDELGRDTTLAAAYARAHEDYLARRRELGQVAQIDGVSAGGMPTRVKCLHALVAHSLAVGPGLNPVGDRVLDLLRERALWDPSSCAC
- a CDS encoding FtsB family cell division protein, which translates into the protein MVPRRPVSTRFRSRRGSGGHPGTSASEHASSSPVEAARGHYDDGAAVVERGVPPRVVTLVLVCLIAFAVVFTSLRAYLSQQAQYDAVVDQIEEARATSTALEEELELWEDEDYVRAQVRERLGYVMPGETSYVVVGAEQFEDGAQGEVGGGREDQDLPWYTTLQDSARAAGHGEERSEEQDG